In a genomic window of Infirmifilum sp. NZ:
- a CDS encoding AbrB/MazE/SpoVT family DNA-binding domain-containing protein → MVVEIIRHMDKQGRLVLPKEWREKYAEGGLIVVRIEGERIVLEPLKLPDLTKFFDSVEVDLESDLSDWKSVKGELLEIR, encoded by the coding sequence ATGGTTGTGGAGATAATTAGGCATATGGATAAACAGGGAAGATTGGTGTTACCCAAGGAGTGGAGGGAAAAGTACGCAGAAGGCGGCCTTATTGTGGTGAGGATTGAGGGCGAGAGAATAGTCTTGGAGCCGCTAAAGCTCCCCGACTTAACGAAGTTCTTCGACTCCGTGGAGGTCGACTTGGAGTCTGATTTATCAGACTGGAAATCTGTCAAGGGAGAGCTCCTTGAGATTCGTTGA
- a CDS encoding metallophosphoesterase: MVVTDLHLHGWGWREEAVLDALIEASRRADVAVVLGDTYDQATPSLELVERMLKPLDLPKLGVLGNHEHWATGRFPLQEGIAALEAAGVRLLLNEAVELKRVRFGGIDWYEDEAGLARSYLSRVGEADVLLSHTPDIAGLSPRARVVLAGHTHGGQVCLPLLGPLWVPSRYGTRFASGLFRLGESYLYVSRGLGESVLPVRINCRRELPLIHL, from the coding sequence ATGGTGGTGACGGACCTCCACCTCCACGGCTGGGGCTGGCGGGAAGAGGCCGTGCTCGACGCGCTCATCGAGGCCTCTCGGAGGGCCGACGTGGCAGTGGTGCTCGGGGACACGTACGACCAGGCGACGCCGAGCCTCGAGCTCGTAGAAAGGATGCTGAAGCCGCTGGACCTCCCGAAGCTTGGGGTCCTCGGGAACCACGAGCACTGGGCCACCGGCAGGTTCCCCCTGCAGGAGGGAATCGCCGCTCTCGAGGCCGCTGGCGTCCGCCTGCTGCTCAACGAGGCGGTCGAGCTCAAAAGGGTCAGGTTCGGGGGGATCGACTGGTACGAGGACGAGGCGGGCCTCGCGAGGTCTTACCTCTCGCGCGTCGGCGAGGCGGACGTCCTCCTCTCCCACACGCCCGACATCGCGGGCCTCTCGCCCCGAGCCCGCGTAGTCCTCGCAGGGCACACGCACGGCGGCCAGGTCTGCCTCCCTCTCCTGGGGCCCCTGTGGGTGCCCAGCCGCTACGGCACGAGGTTCGCTAGCGGGCTCTTCCGGCTGGGCGAATCCTACCTGTACGTAAGCCGCGGCCTGGGAGAATCGGTCCTTCCGGTGAGGATCAACTGCAGGAGGGAGCTCCCGCTGATCCACCTGTAA
- a CDS encoding SLC13 family permease: MLGLREAVAASLLAFLALSLVLRSRRPKVPIWALMALASSFSVAFGLIGLDELGQAVNIEVVLFLIGMFSIVALAESSGLLEAASLWFVSRFRSRKAAVFGSAYLFGLMAALAVNDTVALIGPPIAVLVARALGVDYRMMFLLLAYSLTIGSVMTPIGNPQNMLIAVESGIGAPLVEFLKWLAIPSLINIYLTAAYLLRAFRVEDRPVSLLALPQEKITNRRDAYLGGLGLAAVVAALLVNDLLQLAGLPHVKSIGFIPFVVAATLYVASSDPRRILGGVDWGTVVFFISMFITMEAVWRAGVLQEAIGALTLNPLAQTWVNVLLITLASLALSQLLSNVPFTKFFIDYMKALGFGPGNTAEWVALAMAATIAGNLTILGAASNVIVIETLETRYQQTISFTEFLKHGAVVTAINTAVYLAYFYLLLHL; this comes from the coding sequence ATGCTGGGCCTCAGAGAGGCCGTGGCCGCTTCGCTGCTGGCCTTCCTTGCGCTCTCCCTCGTGCTAAGGTCGAGGCGCCCAAAGGTGCCTATCTGGGCTCTGATGGCCCTTGCCTCCTCCTTCTCTGTCGCGTTCGGGCTAATAGGGTTGGACGAGCTGGGGCAGGCTGTGAACATCGAGGTCGTCCTCTTCCTCATCGGGATGTTCTCCATAGTCGCTCTCGCGGAGTCGTCGGGGCTCCTGGAGGCCGCCTCCCTGTGGTTCGTGTCGAGGTTCAGGAGCAGGAAGGCGGCCGTCTTCGGCTCGGCCTACCTCTTCGGGCTCATGGCGGCTCTCGCGGTGAACGACACGGTTGCACTGATCGGCCCGCCGATAGCCGTGCTTGTGGCTAGGGCGCTGGGCGTCGACTACAGGATGATGTTCCTCCTGCTCGCCTATTCCCTCACGATCGGCTCGGTGATGACCCCTATTGGAAACCCCCAGAACATGCTCATAGCCGTGGAGTCGGGGATCGGGGCGCCTCTCGTGGAGTTCCTGAAGTGGCTCGCGATACCCTCGCTCATCAACATCTACCTGACCGCCGCGTACCTTCTGAGGGCGTTCAGAGTCGAGGACAGGCCGGTGAGCCTCCTCGCGCTCCCCCAGGAGAAGATCACCAACAGGCGCGACGCCTACCTGGGAGGTCTCGGGCTCGCCGCGGTGGTGGCCGCGCTTCTAGTGAACGACCTGCTGCAGCTGGCGGGCCTACCGCACGTGAAGAGCATCGGCTTCATACCCTTCGTCGTTGCCGCAACCCTCTACGTGGCGTCGAGCGACCCCAGGAGGATACTCGGCGGCGTCGACTGGGGCACTGTCGTCTTCTTCATCTCCATGTTCATAACCATGGAGGCTGTTTGGCGTGCCGGGGTCCTCCAGGAGGCGATCGGGGCGCTCACTCTAAACCCCCTCGCCCAAACCTGGGTGAACGTGCTCCTGATAACCCTAGCCTCGCTGGCGCTCAGCCAGCTCCTCAGCAACGTCCCCTTCACCAAGTTCTTCATCGACTACATGAAGGCCCTTGGCTTCGGGCCGGGCAACACTGCGGAGTGGGTAGCGCTGGCCATGGCCGCCACGATCGCCGGCAACCTCACGATACTCGGCGCCGCCTCGAACGTGATCGTGATCGAGACCCTCGAGACGAGGTACCAGCAGACCATCAGCTTCACGGAGTTCCTCAAGCACGGAGCAGTCGTGACGGCCATAAACACCGCCGTGTACCTCGCGTACTTCTACCTCCTGCTCCACCTCTGA
- a CDS encoding RNA ligase family protein gives MSIQRPRYPRIYRIPHPSGFRHGGKRYLTYPELLQLFNGSVHVEEKLDGAQFSVMREGGEIVVYQRGTNIVDGYEPGVYRGIWRLWVYPHYEKLQELPERYVLYGEYLRVRHTVPYDRLPDWAVVFDVYDLERQAFLGYEEKIRVVMDLGLEPPPLLKVLELNCRSEREVDEIIRELASIIEGKSAFSTEAMSMEGAVVKNYAKGLFAKIINPWFDVEVDEHKLLADGLKYNSLKE, from the coding sequence TTGTCCATTCAGAGGCCTAGGTATCCTCGCATATACAGGATACCGCACCCCAGTGGCTTCAGGCACGGTGGCAAGCGCTACCTCACCTACCCTGAGCTTCTACAGCTATTCAACGGCTCTGTGCACGTAGAGGAGAAGCTGGACGGTGCCCAGTTCTCGGTGATGAGGGAAGGCGGGGAGATTGTCGTCTACCAGCGTGGCACGAACATCGTCGATGGCTACGAGCCCGGTGTTTACAGGGGAATTTGGCGTCTCTGGGTTTATCCCCACTACGAGAAGCTCCAAGAGCTGCCTGAGCGCTACGTCCTCTATGGCGAGTACCTTAGGGTCAGGCATACTGTCCCCTACGATCGGCTGCCAGACTGGGCTGTGGTCTTTGATGTGTACGATCTCGAAAGGCAGGCGTTTCTCGGGTACGAGGAGAAGATCCGTGTGGTAATGGATCTCGGTCTCGAGCCTCCCCCGCTCCTTAAGGTTCTCGAGCTAAACTGCCGTAGCGAGCGTGAAGTGGACGAGATTATCAGGGAGCTAGCAAGTATCATAGAGGGCAAGTCCGCTTTCTCGACGGAAGCTATGAGCATGGAGGGTGCTGTTGTGAAGAACTACGCTAAGGGGTTGTTCGCCAAGATAATCAACCCCTGGTTCGACGTGGAGGTAGACGAGCACAAGCTCCTCGCGGATGGACTCAAGTACAACAGCTTGAAAGAGTAA
- a CDS encoding type II toxin-antitoxin system VapC family toxin, translating to MRFVDASVFVHAYLKPRRMLSQHERDIKDAAKEMVRRIQRGERVALTVVQLAEIANILEKYMPPRAALDVGKYLLYAPHVTIYGVDLGMCREALRVAETNHIGFSDAVAYVAMLRSGIREIYSFDRDFDKLSGIKRVVG from the coding sequence TTGAGATTCGTTGATGCTAGCGTTTTCGTCCACGCTTACCTGAAACCGAGGAGGATGCTGAGTCAACATGAGCGGGATATTAAGGACGCAGCCAAGGAAATGGTTAGGAGGATTCAGAGAGGTGAGAGGGTTGCGCTGACGGTTGTTCAGCTAGCCGAGATTGCCAACATACTCGAGAAGTACATGCCACCGCGTGCTGCTCTCGACGTCGGGAAGTATCTACTTTATGCTCCTCACGTGACCATCTACGGGGTGGATTTGGGTATGTGCCGGGAAGCGTTGAGGGTCGCGGAGACCAATCACATCGGATTTAGCGACGCGGTTGCATATGTTGCAATGCTGAGGAGCGGTATTAGGGAAATATACTCATTCGACAGGGACTTCGACAAGCTTAGTGGGATAAAGAGGGTAGTGGGGTAG
- a CDS encoding pyrimidine dimer DNA glycosylase/endonuclease V, translating to MRWLMRLWSIHPKYLDAKGLVALWREALLARKVLEGGTKGYRNHPQLERFKACENPMECIDAYIYYVWLESVERGYSFDVSKVWKVVKVSVIPVTEGQVSYEFQHLLGKLRARDLKRYQELVNLHGVEVNPVFRVVPGGVEPWERVRPTRTSLL from the coding sequence GTGCGCTGGCTCATGCGCTTGTGGTCGATTCACCCCAAGTACCTTGACGCAAAAGGACTAGTGGCTCTGTGGCGGGAAGCGCTCCTGGCGAGAAAGGTTCTCGAGGGCGGGACGAAGGGGTACAGGAACCACCCGCAACTTGAGAGGTTTAAGGCCTGCGAGAACCCGATGGAGTGCATAGACGCGTACATTTACTACGTGTGGCTCGAGTCGGTAGAAAGGGGGTACTCCTTCGACGTGAGCAAGGTGTGGAAGGTGGTGAAGGTCAGCGTTATCCCTGTAACAGAGGGGCAGGTGAGCTACGAGTTCCAGCACCTCCTGGGTAAGCTCAGGGCAAGAGATCTCAAGAGGTACCAGGAGCTGGTAAACTTGCACGGAGTGGAGGTAAACCCCGTTTTTAGGGTTGTACCCGGTGGGGTCGAGCCCTGGGAGAGAGTGAGGCCTACGAGAACTAGTCTGCTGTGA